CCGGTCAATACTGACAAGTTTGTATGGAGTAGATCCTCTTATGGTCTATCAGCAACGTAGCATGAAACTGACAAGGAAAACAAAGTATTGTGAAGACATGATTGATTCAATCAAATCTTCAAGTGGGAGAATTGTTAGAAGTTTGTCttagaagtcccacatctaAAGTGGGCAAAGACTTTCCTCCCTCATTtgcatataaatagaggtgtaagGGAAGGTTTAAGATGCACCAAAAATTACTTGTATCCTCCTTGCTCTAAAGAGAGGGTGTTGTAATCTCTTCtatttagtaaatatttttcttgacctTGCCCTTGGTCTTGCgttagttataaattttctcatctttaattttagttgtgtgtgcttgtgttgtATGGCTGATACCCAACAAAACTCACATAAATAGATATTTGATACCACTTTCTCAAAACATCAAGATAATGAGAGGTCTACTTTTTTCTCATGTACGCTTAGATTTATAACAAGATCCGCTGAAATTAATCATGATCTGAAATCTGAATATGAGACAAGTATTGAATGACACAGTTCaagtaaaataatcatactGAACCAACACATCTGAGAAACTTTCTATATAGAATGTCTGCGATCTTATCTTTTTCAGAAGTTCAGGTTGAACAACCATGTCAAAAGCTTAGAAACTTAATTACTTTACATGTCACATGATGAAAACGACCAAAAccaataattacaaattaacaTTCTTGCTATAATAAGTATTCGACTTACTTATAGAACCATGTATATTGAGGTGGATTCATCTCATACAACTGCTGAAGAACAGTCCTCGCAGCCTTGTATGTGAAATAATTGAGTATTTGCTGTATGCATCCAAAGGTGAAGCTAGTCAAATTGCAAACAAGCAACAgtaatatcaatattataaacttacaGAAAATCGTTCACATTATTCTACGTGTCATACCAAGATTATAGCAGCACTGAACAATTTCTTTACTATTTTGAGTACCTTTTTAACATCATGAAAAGTGTCTTCATATTGGCCACCGAGCTCGTTGACAATAGTGAGTGTTTTGGTCTTCTTCTTGTGCCTGTTCTGCTTCTTCAAACTTGTGTTAACACTGTGATTCTGAAGGAAGGAAGTAGTGAGTTTCATGGTTGCTCGTCTCTGCAAGTGTCTCCTCTTGAGAGTGAGACTCAGACTATTGCAGAATACACTGACAGTGGTGGTGTTGCTCAGAGCTTCCACGCACAAACATGGGCAACCGTGCGACTCCACCACAACAGATACACCACCCACCATCGTATCTCACACCCTTATGGAAGCTATTTCTAGAAAGGTGCAGAATTGATACAAAGATCACTGGAAATGGAAAATCATTGCAGTCAAAGATAGATAGATAGGTGCATGCTCCTTTTGAAGCTGGGATTTTGAGATGAATCTTAACCAAACAAAAATTCTGAGGTCCTAAATTTTCATACACATGTTGCCTTTTCCAGTTTGGAGTAAATTTCGGGTCTACGCATTTGTCACCAAACCACGCGCTCAAATCGCGATTGAAGAGTAAATATTCTtgtcttttaataattatattatttaaataagttttaagagtacaataaatttaactattttgatagttcttattcaaataaatataattttttttatatttttgcaaatagaaagaaaaaaatcatttaattaaataatcaaaattttaaaagtgttgTCAATAGTTTGATTTTGTAATactattaaaaggaaaatttgaatataatttaattttacaaaattaacttcactaaaatttaaaacaactactaaataaaatatcataaacttaaataataaataattaaattcttgaatgttgattatctttataaaagaaaagaaatgtttaaatttataaa
This window of the Vigna angularis cultivar LongXiaoDou No.4 chromosome 7, ASM1680809v1, whole genome shotgun sequence genome carries:
- the LOC108336277 gene encoding chaperonin-like RbcX protein 2, chloroplastic, coding for MVGGVSVVVESHGCPCLCVEALSNTTTVSVFCNSLSLTLKRRHLQRRATMKLTTSFLQNHSVNTSLKKQNRHKKKTKTLTIVNELGGQYEDTFHDVKKQILNYFTYKAARTVLQQLYEMNPPQYTWFYNFVATNDPADRKHFIRSLGKEQRELAERVMITRLHLYGKWIKKCNHSEIYQEIHDENLELMRERLMETVIWPSDDSNT